The following proteins are co-located in the Dietzia timorensis genome:
- a CDS encoding ABC transporter substrate-binding protein encodes MNRSTTQARAGYPRRIRARRRLVCGTFAVILGGLVLTACSEPTESEAEGDGSGTSVAQEAVTVENCGEDVEFQAPVQKMFVNDSNILSIAIAAGAADHVSAATVREGHRQLLSNVYGDEADDINYVAERADLETVVAEDPEMMFAGWNYGFKDETPLNPSGLAEHDIDSYLLSETCRSGQGTRGTMDPWVALRTDLFNIGEIAGDADRAQSVVDDIDSRLETLSGVPQPDETPTAFLVDSANDTIFTSGSFGGPQGILEAAGARNATEDVADTWTDVSWEKIATEDPDVLVFVDYEAQSYEEKLEALRTHPATRDLEAVKEERFINIPYVMWCSGPLNIDAAEIVRKGMESYGLAPESDIDPEISVSDMGVDGNEWATEG; translated from the coding sequence ATGAACCGTTCCACGACCCAGGCCCGCGCCGGATACCCCCGCCGCATCCGGGCGCGGCGCCGTCTGGTCTGCGGGACCTTCGCCGTCATTCTTGGAGGGCTTGTCCTGACGGCGTGCAGCGAACCCACCGAGAGTGAGGCAGAGGGCGACGGTTCGGGGACGAGCGTCGCGCAGGAGGCCGTGACGGTCGAGAACTGCGGGGAGGACGTCGAGTTCCAGGCGCCGGTGCAGAAGATGTTCGTGAACGACTCGAATATCCTGTCCATCGCGATCGCGGCGGGGGCGGCAGATCACGTGAGCGCCGCGACTGTGCGCGAGGGGCACCGGCAGCTCCTCAGCAACGTGTACGGCGACGAGGCCGACGACATCAACTACGTGGCGGAACGCGCTGACCTGGAAACCGTCGTGGCCGAGGACCCGGAAATGATGTTCGCGGGGTGGAACTACGGGTTCAAGGACGAGACACCGCTGAACCCGTCCGGGCTCGCCGAGCACGACATTGATTCGTACCTGCTCAGCGAGACGTGCCGGAGCGGGCAAGGGACCCGCGGCACGATGGATCCGTGGGTGGCGCTGCGTACCGACCTGTTCAACATCGGCGAGATCGCCGGCGATGCGGATCGGGCACAGTCCGTCGTGGACGACATCGATTCCCGGCTCGAGACGCTGAGTGGCGTGCCGCAGCCGGACGAGACCCCGACCGCATTTCTCGTCGATTCCGCGAACGACACGATCTTCACATCCGGAAGCTTCGGCGGGCCCCAGGGCATCCTCGAGGCCGCCGGGGCACGTAACGCCACCGAGGATGTCGCGGACACGTGGACCGACGTGAGCTGGGAGAAGATCGCCACCGAGGATCCGGATGTACTCGTGTTCGTGGACTACGAGGCCCAGTCATATGAAGAGAAACTCGAGGCCCTGCGCACGCATCCGGCGACGCGGGACCTCGAAGCGGTCAAGGAAGAGCGGTTCATCAACATCCCATACGTGATGTGGTGTTCGGGTCCGTTGAATATCGATGCGGCCGAGATCGTGCGCAAGGGGATGGAATCGTATGGCCTTGCCCCGGAAAGTGATATCGATCCGGAGATTTCCGTGTCGGACATGGGCGTGGACGGTAACGAGTGGGCTACCGAGGGATAG